A part of Solea solea chromosome 8, fSolSol10.1, whole genome shotgun sequence genomic DNA contains:
- the LOC131464261 gene encoding formin-binding protein 1-like isoform X1, with product MSCNWGTELWDQFDNLEKYTSWGIDFLERYTKFVKERAEIEMSYAKQIRNLSKKYHPKRSREDESRYTWCLAFAATLRQLNEVAVQKEELAENLNTQIVCELTRYTQELKTERKTHFQDGRRAQQHIESSWKQLESSKRRFERDCKEAERAQHISDRIDLDNKTDGEKNASQRCSMKARQTAQQKQQAAEESRKDYVTSLNQFNQDQHQHYHTLVPVIYQRIQDMEERRIERVCEAMRSSAEAERKILPVVSRCLDAMMDAAESIQPRMDTRQVVEVYKSGFDPPGNVEFEDYSSTMRRSISESSYLDNRTEGRRHSRKLWPFIRKNKLLTLLSSPRQPPPPPPTSPSPGGVDSTSQSPPPASREPITQRLNDLMSSGSRTRKQCLRNLKRGLSLKLGSSPADCSHLPPEQRRKKLQTRINNINQEIQREREQRNALLKMREVYEQSPQMGDASSVEPRLEEVKQSLQRLEEELRRNQTWLSEVDSRLSDHSTRRQSGGCGSNSQATTPGSSSLKQLDNRSPASRESPDGSYTEDHNAELHFKSRSSEFDEDFDDEEPLPSIGTCKSLYPFQGQNEGTLSMVEGELLSVVEEDKGDGWTRVRRNLEEEGYVPTSYIKVFLESSAKGFVQSSRLV from the exons gaaCCTATCTAAGAAGTATCATCCCAAGAGAAGTAGAGAAGATGAGAGCAG GTACACTTGGTGTTTGGCGTTTGCAGCGACTCTCCGTCAGCTGAATGAAGTTGCAGTTCAGAAAGAAGAACTTGCTGAAAACCTGAACACACAGATCGTCTGTGAGCTGACACGATACACTCAAGAGCTGAAGACTGAGAGGAAAACT CATTTCCAAGATGGCCGCCGTGCCCAGCAGCACATTGAAAGCTCGTGGAAACAGCTGGAGTct AGTAAACGTCGCTTCGAGCGTGACTGCAAAGAGGCTGAACGAGCTCAACACATCTCTGACAGAATTGACCTTGACAacaagacagatggagaaaa GAATGCCTCTCAGCGCTGCTCTATGAAG GCCCGTCAGACAGCTCAACAGAAACAACAAGCTGCCGAAGAGTCAAGGAAAGACTATGTGAccagtttaaaccagtttaaccAGGACCAGCACCAGCACTACCACACTCTGGTACCAGTTATATACCAG CGTATCCAGGACATGGAGGAGCGGCGCATCGAGAGAGTCTGTGAAGCAATGCGTTCGTCAGCAGAAGCTGAGAGGAAAATTCTCCCTGTCGTCAGTCGCTGCTTGGACGCCATGATGGATGCTGCGGAGAGCATCCAGCCCAGGATG gacacCCGTCAGGTGGTGGAGGTGTATAAATCAGGCTTCGACCCTCCAGGCAATGTTGAGTTTGAAGATTACAGTTCCACAATGAGGAGGAGCATTTCAGAATCAAGTTACCTTGACAACCGGACAGAGGGACGGAGACACAGCAGGAAGTTGTGGCCCTTTATACGAAAAAACAAG CTGTtgaccctcctctcctccccccgACAGCCTCCCCCTCCGCCCCCAACCTCACCTTCACCTGGGGGTGTGGACAGCACTTCCCAATCCCCACCCCCTGCTTCAAGAGAACCAATCACACAGCGGCTTAATGACCTCATGTCCTCTGGCTCCAGAACCAGGAAGCAGTGTCTGCGCAACCTCAAGAGAGgg CTGTCCCTCAAACTG GGCTCCAGTCCTGCAGACTGCAGTCACCTGCCTCCAGAACAGAGGCGAAAGAAACTTCAGACTAGAATCAACAACATCAACCAGGAGATtcaaagagagagggagcagag aaatGCTCTGCTGAAGATGAGGGAGGTTTATGAACAAAGTCCTCAGATGGGCGATGCCAGCAGTGTGGAGCCTCGACTGGAGGAAGTGAAGCAGAGTCTGCAGagactggaggaggagctgaggaggaaCCAG acatgGTTGTCAGAGGTGGACAGCAGACTGTCTGATCACAGCACCAGAAGACAGAGTGGAGGTTGTGGGTCAAATTCCCAGGCGACGACAccaggcagcagcagcctgaaACAGCTGGACAATCGCAGTCCTGCCAGTAGAGAGAG tCCTGACGGCAGCTACACCGAGGACCACAATGCTGAGCTTCACTTTAAGTCTCGCAGTTCAGAGTTTGATGAagactttgatgatgaagagCCCTTGCCAAGTATTGGCACCTGCAAGTCTCTTTACCCATTTCAAG GTCAGAATGAAGGTACTCTTTCCATGGTGGAGGGAGAGCTGCTTTCTGTGGTGGAAGAAGATAAAGGAGACGGTTGGACCAGAGTGCGGAGGAACCTGGAGGAGGAAGGATATGTCCCCACTTCTTACATCAAAGTCTTCCTGGAAAGCAGCGCCAAAG GCTTTGTGCAGAGTAGTCGTCTAGTCTAG
- the LOC131464261 gene encoding formin-binding protein 1-like isoform X2 translates to MSCNWGTELWDQFDNLEKYTSWGIDFLERYTKFVKERAEIEMSYAKQIRNLSKKYHPKRSREDESRYTWCLAFAATLRQLNEVAVQKEELAENLNTQIVCELTRYTQELKTERKTHFQDGRRAQQHIESSWKQLESSKRRFERDCKEAERAQHISDRIDLDNKTDGEKRCSMKARQTAQQKQQAAEESRKDYVTSLNQFNQDQHQHYHTLVPVIYQRIQDMEERRIERVCEAMRSSAEAERKILPVVSRCLDAMMDAAESIQPRMDTRQVVEVYKSGFDPPGNVEFEDYSSTMRRSISESSYLDNRTEGRRHSRKLWPFIRKNKLLTLLSSPRQPPPPPPTSPSPGGVDSTSQSPPPASREPITQRLNDLMSSGSRTRKQCLRNLKRGLSLKLGSSPADCSHLPPEQRRKKLQTRINNINQEIQREREQRNALLKMREVYEQSPQMGDASSVEPRLEEVKQSLQRLEEELRRNQTWLSEVDSRLSDHSTRRQSGGCGSNSQATTPGSSSLKQLDNRSPASRESPDGSYTEDHNAELHFKSRSSEFDEDFDDEEPLPSIGTCKSLYPFQGQNEGTLSMVEGELLSVVEEDKGDGWTRVRRNLEEEGYVPTSYIKVFLESSAKGFVQSSRLV, encoded by the exons gaaCCTATCTAAGAAGTATCATCCCAAGAGAAGTAGAGAAGATGAGAGCAG GTACACTTGGTGTTTGGCGTTTGCAGCGACTCTCCGTCAGCTGAATGAAGTTGCAGTTCAGAAAGAAGAACTTGCTGAAAACCTGAACACACAGATCGTCTGTGAGCTGACACGATACACTCAAGAGCTGAAGACTGAGAGGAAAACT CATTTCCAAGATGGCCGCCGTGCCCAGCAGCACATTGAAAGCTCGTGGAAACAGCTGGAGTct AGTAAACGTCGCTTCGAGCGTGACTGCAAAGAGGCTGAACGAGCTCAACACATCTCTGACAGAATTGACCTTGACAacaagacagatggagaaaaG CGCTGCTCTATGAAG GCCCGTCAGACAGCTCAACAGAAACAACAAGCTGCCGAAGAGTCAAGGAAAGACTATGTGAccagtttaaaccagtttaaccAGGACCAGCACCAGCACTACCACACTCTGGTACCAGTTATATACCAG CGTATCCAGGACATGGAGGAGCGGCGCATCGAGAGAGTCTGTGAAGCAATGCGTTCGTCAGCAGAAGCTGAGAGGAAAATTCTCCCTGTCGTCAGTCGCTGCTTGGACGCCATGATGGATGCTGCGGAGAGCATCCAGCCCAGGATG gacacCCGTCAGGTGGTGGAGGTGTATAAATCAGGCTTCGACCCTCCAGGCAATGTTGAGTTTGAAGATTACAGTTCCACAATGAGGAGGAGCATTTCAGAATCAAGTTACCTTGACAACCGGACAGAGGGACGGAGACACAGCAGGAAGTTGTGGCCCTTTATACGAAAAAACAAG CTGTtgaccctcctctcctccccccgACAGCCTCCCCCTCCGCCCCCAACCTCACCTTCACCTGGGGGTGTGGACAGCACTTCCCAATCCCCACCCCCTGCTTCAAGAGAACCAATCACACAGCGGCTTAATGACCTCATGTCCTCTGGCTCCAGAACCAGGAAGCAGTGTCTGCGCAACCTCAAGAGAGgg CTGTCCCTCAAACTG GGCTCCAGTCCTGCAGACTGCAGTCACCTGCCTCCAGAACAGAGGCGAAAGAAACTTCAGACTAGAATCAACAACATCAACCAGGAGATtcaaagagagagggagcagag aaatGCTCTGCTGAAGATGAGGGAGGTTTATGAACAAAGTCCTCAGATGGGCGATGCCAGCAGTGTGGAGCCTCGACTGGAGGAAGTGAAGCAGAGTCTGCAGagactggaggaggagctgaggaggaaCCAG acatgGTTGTCAGAGGTGGACAGCAGACTGTCTGATCACAGCACCAGAAGACAGAGTGGAGGTTGTGGGTCAAATTCCCAGGCGACGACAccaggcagcagcagcctgaaACAGCTGGACAATCGCAGTCCTGCCAGTAGAGAGAG tCCTGACGGCAGCTACACCGAGGACCACAATGCTGAGCTTCACTTTAAGTCTCGCAGTTCAGAGTTTGATGAagactttgatgatgaagagCCCTTGCCAAGTATTGGCACCTGCAAGTCTCTTTACCCATTTCAAG GTCAGAATGAAGGTACTCTTTCCATGGTGGAGGGAGAGCTGCTTTCTGTGGTGGAAGAAGATAAAGGAGACGGTTGGACCAGAGTGCGGAGGAACCTGGAGGAGGAAGGATATGTCCCCACTTCTTACATCAAAGTCTTCCTGGAAAGCAGCGCCAAAG GCTTTGTGCAGAGTAGTCGTCTAGTCTAG
- the LOC131464261 gene encoding formin-binding protein 1-like isoform X3, translating to MSCNWGTELWDQFDNLEKYTSWGIDFLERYTKFVKERAEIEMSYAKQIRNLSKKYHPKRSREDESRYTWCLAFAATLRQLNEVAVQKEELAENLNTQIVCELTRYTQELKTERKTHFQDGRRAQQHIESSWKQLESSKRRFERDCKEAERAQHISDRIDLDNKTDGEKNASQRCSMKARQTAQQKQQAAEESRKDYVTSLNQFNQDQHQHYHTLVPVIYQRIQDMEERRIERVCEAMRSSAEAERKILPVVSRCLDAMMDAAESIQPRMDTRQVVEVYKSGFDPPGNVEFEDYSSTMRRSISESSYLDNRTEGRRHSRKLWPFIRKNKPPPPPPTSPSPGGVDSTSQSPPPASREPITQRLNDLMSSGSRTRKQCLRNLKRGLSLKLGSSPADCSHLPPEQRRKKLQTRINNINQEIQREREQRNALLKMREVYEQSPQMGDASSVEPRLEEVKQSLQRLEEELRRNQTWLSEVDSRLSDHSTRRQSGGCGSNSQATTPGSSSLKQLDNRSPASRESPDGSYTEDHNAELHFKSRSSEFDEDFDDEEPLPSIGTCKSLYPFQGQNEGTLSMVEGELLSVVEEDKGDGWTRVRRNLEEEGYVPTSYIKVFLESSAKGFVQSSRLV from the exons gaaCCTATCTAAGAAGTATCATCCCAAGAGAAGTAGAGAAGATGAGAGCAG GTACACTTGGTGTTTGGCGTTTGCAGCGACTCTCCGTCAGCTGAATGAAGTTGCAGTTCAGAAAGAAGAACTTGCTGAAAACCTGAACACACAGATCGTCTGTGAGCTGACACGATACACTCAAGAGCTGAAGACTGAGAGGAAAACT CATTTCCAAGATGGCCGCCGTGCCCAGCAGCACATTGAAAGCTCGTGGAAACAGCTGGAGTct AGTAAACGTCGCTTCGAGCGTGACTGCAAAGAGGCTGAACGAGCTCAACACATCTCTGACAGAATTGACCTTGACAacaagacagatggagaaaa GAATGCCTCTCAGCGCTGCTCTATGAAG GCCCGTCAGACAGCTCAACAGAAACAACAAGCTGCCGAAGAGTCAAGGAAAGACTATGTGAccagtttaaaccagtttaaccAGGACCAGCACCAGCACTACCACACTCTGGTACCAGTTATATACCAG CGTATCCAGGACATGGAGGAGCGGCGCATCGAGAGAGTCTGTGAAGCAATGCGTTCGTCAGCAGAAGCTGAGAGGAAAATTCTCCCTGTCGTCAGTCGCTGCTTGGACGCCATGATGGATGCTGCGGAGAGCATCCAGCCCAGGATG gacacCCGTCAGGTGGTGGAGGTGTATAAATCAGGCTTCGACCCTCCAGGCAATGTTGAGTTTGAAGATTACAGTTCCACAATGAGGAGGAGCATTTCAGAATCAAGTTACCTTGACAACCGGACAGAGGGACGGAGACACAGCAGGAAGTTGTGGCCCTTTATACGAAAAAACAAG CCTCCCCCTCCGCCCCCAACCTCACCTTCACCTGGGGGTGTGGACAGCACTTCCCAATCCCCACCCCCTGCTTCAAGAGAACCAATCACACAGCGGCTTAATGACCTCATGTCCTCTGGCTCCAGAACCAGGAAGCAGTGTCTGCGCAACCTCAAGAGAGgg CTGTCCCTCAAACTG GGCTCCAGTCCTGCAGACTGCAGTCACCTGCCTCCAGAACAGAGGCGAAAGAAACTTCAGACTAGAATCAACAACATCAACCAGGAGATtcaaagagagagggagcagag aaatGCTCTGCTGAAGATGAGGGAGGTTTATGAACAAAGTCCTCAGATGGGCGATGCCAGCAGTGTGGAGCCTCGACTGGAGGAAGTGAAGCAGAGTCTGCAGagactggaggaggagctgaggaggaaCCAG acatgGTTGTCAGAGGTGGACAGCAGACTGTCTGATCACAGCACCAGAAGACAGAGTGGAGGTTGTGGGTCAAATTCCCAGGCGACGACAccaggcagcagcagcctgaaACAGCTGGACAATCGCAGTCCTGCCAGTAGAGAGAG tCCTGACGGCAGCTACACCGAGGACCACAATGCTGAGCTTCACTTTAAGTCTCGCAGTTCAGAGTTTGATGAagactttgatgatgaagagCCCTTGCCAAGTATTGGCACCTGCAAGTCTCTTTACCCATTTCAAG GTCAGAATGAAGGTACTCTTTCCATGGTGGAGGGAGAGCTGCTTTCTGTGGTGGAAGAAGATAAAGGAGACGGTTGGACCAGAGTGCGGAGGAACCTGGAGGAGGAAGGATATGTCCCCACTTCTTACATCAAAGTCTTCCTGGAAAGCAGCGCCAAAG GCTTTGTGCAGAGTAGTCGTCTAGTCTAG
- the pierce1 gene encoding piercer of microtubule wall 1 protein — protein sequence MEEQRVQTCDIYRTDPNLPFRFNNPDCFHGYSQTNNNPLYRTTNQTYGSKKPTVHEIQTQYRGMSRKFSQAMLRSGMYCDHGFNTSADSSRVTAPMATQTKTSNLRYLHHHINQNKDQPENK from the exons ATGGAGGAGCAGAGAGTTCAAACCTGCGATATTTACAGGACAGATCCAAATCTTCCGTTCAGATTTAACAACCCAGACTGTTTTCATGGTTACAG TCAGACAAATAACAACCCGTTATATCGAACAACCAACCAAACCTATGGCAGCAAGAAACCAACTGTTCATGAGATACAG ACGCAGTACAGAGGGATGTCCCGTAAGTTTTCACAAGCGATGCTGAGGAGTGGGATGTATTGCGATCATGGCTTCAACACGTCTGCGGACAGCAGCAGAGTGACGGCTCCCATGGCAACCCAGACCAAAACATCCAATCTCCGTTATTTGCATCACCATATCAACCAAAACAAAGACCAGCCTGAAAACAAGTAA
- the LOC131464314 gene encoding noelin-like: MNQMESEENLLHVSLLLLLFGSQFTLVGPAAPEEGWQVYSSAQDTDGRCVCTVVAPQPTVCSRDARTKQLRHLLERVQNMSQSIEVLDQRTQKDLQFVEKMEVQVKDLENKFKLVEDGHETNIARQFKSIKAKMEELRPLIPVLEAYKADALLVQQFKEEVANVTELLGSLQEQMGGLDYQELHSRVMTLEDRLKACMQRLACGKLTGISEPITIKSSGSRFGSWMTDPLAPPGDNRVWYMDGYHNNRFVREYQSVYDFMSTDNFTSHRLPHPWSGTGQVVYNGSIYYNKFQSHTIIKFDLSTSLISRSRQLDFAGYNNMYHYSWGGHSDIDLMVDEGGLWAVYATNQNAGNIVLSQLNPNTLQIIRSWTTNHPKRSAGEAFMICGTLYVTNGYSGGTKVYYAYSTNSSTYEYIDIPLTNKYSHLSMLDYNPRERALYAWNNGHQVLYNVTLYHIIQ, encoded by the exons ATGAACCAGATGGAGTCTGAAGAAAATCTGCTCcatgtttctctgctgctgctgctctttggaTCACAATTCACCCTG GTGGGTCCAGCAGCACCTGAGGAAGGCTGGCAGGTGTACAGCTCAGCTCAGGACACTGATGGTCGGTGTGTTTGCACCGTGGTCGCTCCTCAGCCAACAGTTTGCTCCAGAGATGCTCGAACCAAACAGCTCAGACATCTGCTTGAAAGG GTGCAGAACATGAGTCAGTCTATCGAGGTGTTGGACCAGCGCACTCAGAAAGATCTGCAGTTTGTGGAGAAAATGGAAGTTCAGGTGAAAGATCTGGAAAACAAGTTCAAACTGGTGGAGGACGGACATGAAACCAACATCGCCAGACAGTTCAAG TCCATCAAAGCAAAAATGGAGGAGTTACGTCCTCTGATCCCAGTTCTCGAAGCCTACAAGGCCGATGCTCTGCTGGTCCAACAGTTTAAGGAGGAGGTAGCAAATGTGACAGAGCTGCTGGGGTCACTGCAGGAACAAATGGGAGGACTGGATTATCAGGAGCTCCACAGTCGAGTGATGACTCTGGAGGACCGACTGAAGGCCTGCATGCAGAGGCTGG CCTGTGGGAAGCTGACAGGAATTTCTGAGCCAATCACCATCAAATCGTCTGGATCCAGATTTGGATCATGGATGACTGACCCACTGGCTCCGCCTGGAGACAACAGA GTTTGGTATATGGATGGTTACCATAACAACCGCTTCGTAAGGGAATATCAGTCAGTGTACGACTTCATGTCGACTGACAACTTCACCTCTCACCGTCTGCCTCACCCTTGGTCCGGCACTGGTCAGGTTGTTTATAATGGCTCCATTTACTACAACAAGTTCCAGAGTCACACCATCATCAAGTTTGACCTCAGCACATCACTCATCAGTCGCTCTCGGCAGCTCGACTTTGCTGGCTATAACAACATGTACCATTACTCCTGGGGGGGCCACTCAGATATTGACCTCATGGTAGATGAGGGCGGGCTCTGGGCTGTTTATGCGACCAATCAGAATGCTGGAAATATTGTCCTAAGTCAGTTAAACCCAAACACTCTGCAGATCATCCGCAGCTGGACCACCAACCACCCTAAACGCAGCGCTGGCGAGGCGTTCATGATCTGTGGAACCCTGTATGTTACTAATGGGTATTCAGGTGGAACCAAAGTGTACTACGCATACTCCACCAACTCCTCCACGTACGAGTACATCGACATCCCTctgacaaataaatacagtcaCCTGTCCATGCTTGACTACAACCCTCGAGAGAGGGCCCTGTACGCCTGGAACAATGGCCACCAAGTCCTTTATAATGTTACACTTTATCACATTATACAgtaa